The genomic region ACTCGTGGGGGCACGATTATCCGGGGGATACCGACGGGCAGCTGGGTTTAGTACACGGCTTTCGGATAATGGTGGTTAGTTTCGACAACAACTACCCGCCGGAGCTTTACATCTTCGCTCGGGACGGGGATTCTCCCGGCGAGTGCCTCGCCGGGCCTCTCGGCTACACCTATTACAGTGGGGAGTATTGGTACACCCTCGTTCTCGACGAACCCGTGGAGGTGCCCGGGGAGTTCTACGCCGCGATTTTGCCCGCCGGGGAGACGGTGCTTTATGCGGATTACGAGCACGATTGGTCATATAACCATTCCAGATATTACGATGGGTATGCATGGCGGGAGTTTGACAGGGATATAAGAATCCGGGTTGAGTGGCAGCCGCAGGAACCCGGCGTAGAGACCACCAGTTGGGGGCGGGTAAAGGGTATTTGGTAGTAAACCTAGCGTGCGGAAGGCTGGCGGAGAGCCCTAAAAATTTGACCACGGAACCATAAAAAAGCTAAATTTTTTACAAACGGATGCGCAACTACGGGGCGCCCGAGGTTTACGACGCGGTGGACGGACTGCTGACGGAATCGGCGAAAGGAAAACGCTAAGGAGGACCGTGCGACGCCCCTTGGTCTGTGCCATGCTGCTTGTCCTCGTTCTCGCCGGGAGCGTCTTGGCTCAGTACGGCTATTTCGGCCAGAACAAGGTCCGCGACCGGGAGCTCGAGTGGCAGATTCTCGCCACCGAGCACTTCGACCTCTACTTCTACCCCGACTCGGCCGACGTAGTGGGCGGGGTGGCGGAGATGGCCGAGGCCGCCTGGAAGAAGCTCTCCGGCGACCTGGGGATGGAGCCGGTCCACCGCATCCCCTTTATCCTTTACGCCTCGGGGCGCGACTTCCGCCAGACCAACATCTACCTGGGGTTCCTGCCCGAGGGGGTGGGCGGCTTCTCCGAGCCGGAACGCAACCGCGTCGTCATCCCCTTCGAGGGCTCCCAGCCCCGCATGTGGGACACCACCGTCCACGAGCTGACCCACGTCTTCAGCTTCTACAGCTTCTACCGCGACATGACCGGCGAGCTGTTGAACACCGAGATCGGCACGCCCGACTTCTGGTTCATGGAGGGCATCGCCGAGCACGAGTCGCGCGACTGGGACACCGACGGGCGGATGGTCCTGCGCGACGCCGTCCTCGGTGAGCACCTGGTCTCTCTGACCGACCTGCGCTACGGCGACTACATCCCGGACTGGGCGCTTTATTTGACGTACAAGGAGGGCCAGAGCGCGCTGGACTTCTTCGTCGAGTATTACGGCGCGGCAAAGCTGCCCGAGCTCATGGACGCCATCGCCGCCGAGCCGGACCGCGACGTGTCCAAGGCCCTGGAGAAGGTCGTGGGGATAGACCTGCGCGAGTTCCACGAGGAGTGGACGCTGGACCTGAAGCGGCGGTACTGGGTCGAGCTGGTCGAGGGCCGCCGGCCGGAGGACATCGCCCGCCGCGTCACCAAACAAGACGAGGACTACACCAGCTACGTCGGCCCGCGGTTCTCCCCGTCGGGCGAGCTCCTGGCCGTAATTTCGAACCTGGACTCGGGCGCCCACGTGTACCTCGTGGACACGGAGAAGGGCGAGGTCTTCCAGCGCCTGACCGACGCCGGCGACTACGACTACCTGGCGGTCGGCGGCGCCACCCTGGACTTCTCGCCCTCCGGCGACACCGTGGCCGTCGTGGCCAAAGAGGAAGGCTGGCTCAACGTCTTCCTCGTGGACGCCGTCACCGGGTACACCTACCGGAAGTTCTCCGACCTGGAGCTCGACGACATCACCGGCCTGACCTTCGCCCCGGACTCCGAATCGCTCTACCTCTCGGCGCAGAACCGCGGCCAGGTGGACCTCTACAACCTGCGCCTCGCCGACGGGCACCTCGAAAGGCTCACCGACACACCCCACGTCGAGCTCTACCCCTCCGCCTCGCCCGACGGAAAGACCCTCGCCTTCTGCCTGGAAGAGGAGCAGGGCACCCACCTGGCCGAGCTCGACCTCGCCTCGGAGGGGATAACCGTCCTGACCACCGGAGTCGCGGAGGACCGCTACCCGTGCTACCTGCCGGACGGGAGCGGGATGGTCTTCTCCTCGGACCGCGTCGGACCCTCCAACATCTTCCTCCACGACCAGGCGACCGGGGCCGTCACCCAACTCACCGACTCCCTGCGGGACGTCTTCAACCCCGACGTATCGGCCGACGGCGAAAAGCTCTCGTTCAACTCGTACAAGGACATGACCTACCAGGTGTACGTGATGCCGCTGGCGGACGCCCTGGGGCGGCCCTACGAGCCGACACTGGCCGAGATCGCCCCGGAGGACTCCGGGATGCCGCCGATTCGCACCGGCTCCGAGATAGGCGACCTCTCCAAGTTGGGCGACCTCCACCCCTGGGAGTACGACCTCTCGATAGACGCCGGCACCCTCACCGCCGAGTACACGACGGGCGGCCTCTTCCGCGCCCTGGGTCTTTTGGAGGGCTCCGACACCCTGGGCGACCACCGCCTCTTCGTCGAGTTCGGCCTGGGCAGCATCTCGGACCTGACGGACCTGGACCTGGACGTCGGGTACTACTGGCTGAAGTACCGGCCCATCTACGGCGGCCGCTTCTTCAACTGGAACCAGTACTACCTCGTCACCGACGGCTACCTGCGCGAGCGGATCTCCGGCGGCCAGGCGAGCTTCTCATACCCCTTCTCCGAGACCCTGCGCGTCGAGGCCGCCATCACCGGCTACGAGTGGTCCCACGAGTTCACCTTCTACGACGGCAGCACGTACAACGACTACCAGAACGTCATCGGCCCCGGCGTCTCCCTGGTTTACGACGACACCACCTGGTCCTACTGGCACCCCGTCTCCGGCATCCGGGCCAAGGTCACCTACGACCGGCCCAGCTTCTTCCTCGGCTCCGACTGGGAGTTCAACGAAGTCTCCGCCGATCTGCGCGGCTACCTGCAATTCTTCAAGGACGCCGACGCCGGCCTCGCCCTGCGGCTTTCCGGCCTTTTCACCTTCGGCGGCGACCCCGTCGAGCCAACGTACTACCTGGGCGGGGCCTTCGACCTGCGCGGCTACGGCTACTCGGAATTTTCCGGCAACAACATCGCCCTGGCGAACCTCGAGCTCCGAATCCCCCTGATTAACAGCATAGACTTCGGCTTCCTGCCGGGGTTCATCATCGGCGACATCCGGGGGGTGGGGTTCATGGACGCGGGGCTGGCGTGGGATACCGGCGCCGACGTGAAGCTCTGGGAGACGGAGCCGGAGCTGCGTTTCCAGGATTTGAAGGCGAGCATCGGGTTCGGGATACGGTGGGCGTCGTTGGGGATACCGATACGGCTGGACTGGGCCTTCCCCTGGGACGGCACGGACTTCCAGGACGCCGTCTTCCACTTCACCCTGGGGTATGAGTATTAATATGGAACTCGATCAAATTGGAAACTGGACCGAGGTAAAACTAGAAATCATAAAAAAATATGCTAGTGCATACACAACAATATTATCAAATAAAGGTTACTCAAAATAGCCCTGTCAACGCTGTTGAAGTAATGCCACCATTTGATAAATTTTTATTTATCGATCTAAAGGGAAATAAAATAGATTATTTAAAAAATACTCTAGGAGAAAAAAAGACAATTAGATATGAGACAGGCGATTGTAATCCAATTTTATTAAATATCCTACCGAAAATAACTAAGGATAGAAGAGAAAGGGCATTATGCATTTTAGATCCTTACGGGCTTGATATAGATTGGAAGGTAGTTGAACTTGCTGGCACTATGGGTAC from bacterium harbors:
- a CDS encoding BamA/TamA family outer membrane protein, which codes for MRRPLVCAMLLVLVLAGSVLAQYGYFGQNKVRDRELEWQILATEHFDLYFYPDSADVVGGVAEMAEAAWKKLSGDLGMEPVHRIPFILYASGRDFRQTNIYLGFLPEGVGGFSEPERNRVVIPFEGSQPRMWDTTVHELTHVFSFYSFYRDMTGELLNTEIGTPDFWFMEGIAEHESRDWDTDGRMVLRDAVLGEHLVSLTDLRYGDYIPDWALYLTYKEGQSALDFFVEYYGAAKLPELMDAIAAEPDRDVSKALEKVVGIDLREFHEEWTLDLKRRYWVELVEGRRPEDIARRVTKQDEDYTSYVGPRFSPSGELLAVISNLDSGAHVYLVDTEKGEVFQRLTDAGDYDYLAVGGATLDFSPSGDTVAVVAKEEGWLNVFLVDAVTGYTYRKFSDLELDDITGLTFAPDSESLYLSAQNRGQVDLYNLRLADGHLERLTDTPHVELYPSASPDGKTLAFCLEEEQGTHLAELDLASEGITVLTTGVAEDRYPCYLPDGSGMVFSSDRVGPSNIFLHDQATGAVTQLTDSLRDVFNPDVSADGEKLSFNSYKDMTYQVYVMPLADALGRPYEPTLAEIAPEDSGMPPIRTGSEIGDLSKLGDLHPWEYDLSIDAGTLTAEYTTGGLFRALGLLEGSDTLGDHRLFVEFGLGSISDLTDLDLDVGYYWLKYRPIYGGRFFNWNQYYLVTDGYLRERISGGQASFSYPFSETLRVEAAITGYEWSHEFTFYDGSTYNDYQNVIGPGVSLVYDDTTWSYWHPVSGIRAKVTYDRPSFFLGSDWEFNEVSADLRGYLQFFKDADAGLALRLSGLFTFGGDPVEPTYYLGGAFDLRGYGYSEFSGNNIALANLELRIPLINSIDFGFLPGFIIGDIRGVGFMDAGLAWDTGADVKLWETEPELRFQDLKASIGFGIRWASLGIPIRLDWAFPWDGTDFQDAVFHFTLGYEY